In a single window of the Elaeis guineensis isolate ETL-2024a chromosome 4, EG11, whole genome shotgun sequence genome:
- the LOC105043152 gene encoding uncharacterized protein isoform X1 — MACYMMNSNVDGSHDVPTIELARSAFKMTDMNGSSSTISDIAALHKEWDEISCPICMDHPHNAVLLICSSHEKGCRSYICDTSYRHSNCLDRFKKLKVNDRDSSSQQSSSIFENSDTGNLEQRDPHNPNSESILGGLRTRGNLVEAHEGNGFEENNEGSSSSIFEELEEINNGQESERSAEAQGEERNRLQESGGSNASAENCLKCPLCRGTVMGWMIAQEARQYLDQKPRACSRESCSFSGNYRELRRHARRVHPLTRPGDVDPSRQRAWRRLEHQREYGDILSAIRSAMPGAIVLGDYVIDNGDGLSRDRESNGSGEGGGPWWTTFFLFHMIGSPIGSLGERRGSSRAWQTHRRSGHRNLWGENLLGLQDDDDDDDDGNLDDDIPIPRRRRRFMRSRPDDEQP; from the coding sequence TGCTTTCAAGATGACAGATATGAATGGAAGCAGTTCTACTATTTCAGATATTGCTGCTTTGCACAAGGAATGGGATGAGATTTCATGCCCAATTTGCATGGACCATCCTCATAATGCTGTCCTACTGATCTGCAGTTCTCATGAGAAAGGCTGCAGATCTTACATCTGCGATACTAGTTACCGGCATTCCAATTGTCTGGACCGATTCAAAAAACTGAAAGTGAACGATAGGGACAGCTCTTCTCAGCAGAGCTCTTCCATCTTTGAGAATTCTGACACTGGAAATCTTGAACAGAGGGATCCTCATAATCCCAATTCTGAATCTATTCTTGGGGGCCTGAGGACCAGAGGAAACTTGGTGGAAGCCCACGAAGGTAATGGCtttgaagaaaataatgaagGGAGCTCTTCAAGCATATTTGAAGAATTGGAAGAAATTAATAATGGCCAGGAAAGTGAGAGATCGGCAGAAGCTCAGGGGGAAGAAAGAAACAGACTGCAGGAATCTGGTGGCAGTAATGCATCAGCTGAGAACTGCTTGAAGTGTCCCCTTTGCCGGGGTACTGTCATGGGTTGGATGATTGCTCAAGAAGCAAGACAGTATCTGGACCAGAAGCCAAGGGCCTGCTCTCGGGAATCATGCTCATTTTCTGGCAACTACAGGGAGCTCCGCAGACATGCCCGGAGGGTCCACCCTCTGACAAGGCCTGGTGATGTGGACCCATCACGACAGCGTGCCTGGCGCCGCTTGGAACACCAGCGAGAGTATGGTGATATCCTCAGTGCTATCAGATCAGCAATGCCTGGTGCAATTGTGCTAGGTGATTATGTTATAGACAATGGAGATGGGCTATCCCGTGACAGGGAAAGCAATGGATCAGGTGAAGGGGGTGGACCATGGTGGACAACATTTTTTCTGTTCCATATGATTGGCAGCCCTATTGGGTCCCTTGGTGAGCGAAGGGGCTCATCCAGGGCTTGGCAGACACATCGACGCTCAGGACACCGTAATCTATGGGGGGAGAACCTATTGGGTCTGCAAgacgatgatgatgatgatgatgatgggaaCCTAGATGATGACATTCCAATACCGAGGAGGCGTCGGAGGTTCATGAGATCCAGACCTGATGACGAGCAGCCATAA
- the LOC105043152 gene encoding uncharacterized protein isoform X2 encodes MWGFLSLAFNMNGSSSTISDIAALHKEWDEISCPICMDHPHNAVLLICSSHEKGCRSYICDTSYRHSNCLDRFKKLKVNDRDSSSQQSSSIFENSDTGNLEQRDPHNPNSESILGGLRTRGNLVEAHEGNGFEENNEGSSSSIFEELEEINNGQESERSAEAQGEERNRLQESGGSNASAENCLKCPLCRGTVMGWMIAQEARQYLDQKPRACSRESCSFSGNYRELRRHARRVHPLTRPGDVDPSRQRAWRRLEHQREYGDILSAIRSAMPGAIVLGDYVIDNGDGLSRDRESNGSGEGGGPWWTTFFLFHMIGSPIGSLGERRGSSRAWQTHRRSGHRNLWGENLLGLQDDDDDDDDGNLDDDIPIPRRRRRFMRSRPDDEQP; translated from the coding sequence ATATGAATGGAAGCAGTTCTACTATTTCAGATATTGCTGCTTTGCACAAGGAATGGGATGAGATTTCATGCCCAATTTGCATGGACCATCCTCATAATGCTGTCCTACTGATCTGCAGTTCTCATGAGAAAGGCTGCAGATCTTACATCTGCGATACTAGTTACCGGCATTCCAATTGTCTGGACCGATTCAAAAAACTGAAAGTGAACGATAGGGACAGCTCTTCTCAGCAGAGCTCTTCCATCTTTGAGAATTCTGACACTGGAAATCTTGAACAGAGGGATCCTCATAATCCCAATTCTGAATCTATTCTTGGGGGCCTGAGGACCAGAGGAAACTTGGTGGAAGCCCACGAAGGTAATGGCtttgaagaaaataatgaagGGAGCTCTTCAAGCATATTTGAAGAATTGGAAGAAATTAATAATGGCCAGGAAAGTGAGAGATCGGCAGAAGCTCAGGGGGAAGAAAGAAACAGACTGCAGGAATCTGGTGGCAGTAATGCATCAGCTGAGAACTGCTTGAAGTGTCCCCTTTGCCGGGGTACTGTCATGGGTTGGATGATTGCTCAAGAAGCAAGACAGTATCTGGACCAGAAGCCAAGGGCCTGCTCTCGGGAATCATGCTCATTTTCTGGCAACTACAGGGAGCTCCGCAGACATGCCCGGAGGGTCCACCCTCTGACAAGGCCTGGTGATGTGGACCCATCACGACAGCGTGCCTGGCGCCGCTTGGAACACCAGCGAGAGTATGGTGATATCCTCAGTGCTATCAGATCAGCAATGCCTGGTGCAATTGTGCTAGGTGATTATGTTATAGACAATGGAGATGGGCTATCCCGTGACAGGGAAAGCAATGGATCAGGTGAAGGGGGTGGACCATGGTGGACAACATTTTTTCTGTTCCATATGATTGGCAGCCCTATTGGGTCCCTTGGTGAGCGAAGGGGCTCATCCAGGGCTTGGCAGACACATCGACGCTCAGGACACCGTAATCTATGGGGGGAGAACCTATTGGGTCTGCAAgacgatgatgatgatgatgatgatgggaaCCTAGATGATGACATTCCAATACCGAGGAGGCGTCGGAGGTTCATGAGATCCAGACCTGATGACGAGCAGCCATAA
- the LOC105043152 gene encoding uncharacterized protein isoform X4, translating to MNGSSSTISDIAALHKEWDEISCPICMDHPHNAVLLICSSHEKGCRSYICDTSYRHSNCLDRFKKLKVNDRDSSSQQSSSIFENSDTGNLEQRDPHNPNSESILGGLRTRGNLVEAHEGNGFEENNEGSSSSIFEELEEINNGQESERSAEAQGEERNRLQESGGSNASAENCLKCPLCRGTVMGWMIAQEARQYLDQKPRACSRESCSFSGNYRELRRHARRVHPLTRPGDVDPSRQRAWRRLEHQREYGDILSAIRSAMPGAIVLGDYVIDNGDGLSRDRESNGSGEGGGPWWTTFFLFHMIGSPIGSLGERRGSSRAWQTHRRSGHRNLWGENLLGLQDDDDDDDDGNLDDDIPIPRRRRRFMRSRPDDEQP from the coding sequence ATGAATGGAAGCAGTTCTACTATTTCAGATATTGCTGCTTTGCACAAGGAATGGGATGAGATTTCATGCCCAATTTGCATGGACCATCCTCATAATGCTGTCCTACTGATCTGCAGTTCTCATGAGAAAGGCTGCAGATCTTACATCTGCGATACTAGTTACCGGCATTCCAATTGTCTGGACCGATTCAAAAAACTGAAAGTGAACGATAGGGACAGCTCTTCTCAGCAGAGCTCTTCCATCTTTGAGAATTCTGACACTGGAAATCTTGAACAGAGGGATCCTCATAATCCCAATTCTGAATCTATTCTTGGGGGCCTGAGGACCAGAGGAAACTTGGTGGAAGCCCACGAAGGTAATGGCtttgaagaaaataatgaagGGAGCTCTTCAAGCATATTTGAAGAATTGGAAGAAATTAATAATGGCCAGGAAAGTGAGAGATCGGCAGAAGCTCAGGGGGAAGAAAGAAACAGACTGCAGGAATCTGGTGGCAGTAATGCATCAGCTGAGAACTGCTTGAAGTGTCCCCTTTGCCGGGGTACTGTCATGGGTTGGATGATTGCTCAAGAAGCAAGACAGTATCTGGACCAGAAGCCAAGGGCCTGCTCTCGGGAATCATGCTCATTTTCTGGCAACTACAGGGAGCTCCGCAGACATGCCCGGAGGGTCCACCCTCTGACAAGGCCTGGTGATGTGGACCCATCACGACAGCGTGCCTGGCGCCGCTTGGAACACCAGCGAGAGTATGGTGATATCCTCAGTGCTATCAGATCAGCAATGCCTGGTGCAATTGTGCTAGGTGATTATGTTATAGACAATGGAGATGGGCTATCCCGTGACAGGGAAAGCAATGGATCAGGTGAAGGGGGTGGACCATGGTGGACAACATTTTTTCTGTTCCATATGATTGGCAGCCCTATTGGGTCCCTTGGTGAGCGAAGGGGCTCATCCAGGGCTTGGCAGACACATCGACGCTCAGGACACCGTAATCTATGGGGGGAGAACCTATTGGGTCTGCAAgacgatgatgatgatgatgatgatgggaaCCTAGATGATGACATTCCAATACCGAGGAGGCGTCGGAGGTTCATGAGATCCAGACCTGATGACGAGCAGCCATAA
- the LOC105043152 gene encoding uncharacterized protein isoform X3 codes for MTDMNGSSSTISDIAALHKEWDEISCPICMDHPHNAVLLICSSHEKGCRSYICDTSYRHSNCLDRFKKLKVNDRDSSSQQSSSIFENSDTGNLEQRDPHNPNSESILGGLRTRGNLVEAHEGNGFEENNEGSSSSIFEELEEINNGQESERSAEAQGEERNRLQESGGSNASAENCLKCPLCRGTVMGWMIAQEARQYLDQKPRACSRESCSFSGNYRELRRHARRVHPLTRPGDVDPSRQRAWRRLEHQREYGDILSAIRSAMPGAIVLGDYVIDNGDGLSRDRESNGSGEGGGPWWTTFFLFHMIGSPIGSLGERRGSSRAWQTHRRSGHRNLWGENLLGLQDDDDDDDDGNLDDDIPIPRRRRRFMRSRPDDEQP; via the coding sequence ATGACAGATATGAATGGAAGCAGTTCTACTATTTCAGATATTGCTGCTTTGCACAAGGAATGGGATGAGATTTCATGCCCAATTTGCATGGACCATCCTCATAATGCTGTCCTACTGATCTGCAGTTCTCATGAGAAAGGCTGCAGATCTTACATCTGCGATACTAGTTACCGGCATTCCAATTGTCTGGACCGATTCAAAAAACTGAAAGTGAACGATAGGGACAGCTCTTCTCAGCAGAGCTCTTCCATCTTTGAGAATTCTGACACTGGAAATCTTGAACAGAGGGATCCTCATAATCCCAATTCTGAATCTATTCTTGGGGGCCTGAGGACCAGAGGAAACTTGGTGGAAGCCCACGAAGGTAATGGCtttgaagaaaataatgaagGGAGCTCTTCAAGCATATTTGAAGAATTGGAAGAAATTAATAATGGCCAGGAAAGTGAGAGATCGGCAGAAGCTCAGGGGGAAGAAAGAAACAGACTGCAGGAATCTGGTGGCAGTAATGCATCAGCTGAGAACTGCTTGAAGTGTCCCCTTTGCCGGGGTACTGTCATGGGTTGGATGATTGCTCAAGAAGCAAGACAGTATCTGGACCAGAAGCCAAGGGCCTGCTCTCGGGAATCATGCTCATTTTCTGGCAACTACAGGGAGCTCCGCAGACATGCCCGGAGGGTCCACCCTCTGACAAGGCCTGGTGATGTGGACCCATCACGACAGCGTGCCTGGCGCCGCTTGGAACACCAGCGAGAGTATGGTGATATCCTCAGTGCTATCAGATCAGCAATGCCTGGTGCAATTGTGCTAGGTGATTATGTTATAGACAATGGAGATGGGCTATCCCGTGACAGGGAAAGCAATGGATCAGGTGAAGGGGGTGGACCATGGTGGACAACATTTTTTCTGTTCCATATGATTGGCAGCCCTATTGGGTCCCTTGGTGAGCGAAGGGGCTCATCCAGGGCTTGGCAGACACATCGACGCTCAGGACACCGTAATCTATGGGGGGAGAACCTATTGGGTCTGCAAgacgatgatgatgatgatgatgatgggaaCCTAGATGATGACATTCCAATACCGAGGAGGCGTCGGAGGTTCATGAGATCCAGACCTGATGACGAGCAGCCATAA